A stretch of the Stigmatella aurantiaca genome encodes the following:
- a CDS encoding NAD(P)H-dependent glycerol-3-phosphate dehydrogenase, protein MRVCVLGSGPFGTSLANVLAVHCEQVWLWGRNGQVVDSINTRHENSAYLAGIPLSPRIRATLSLEEALSSAGLVVSAVPSHATRNVMRAALPSLPSGVPILTVSKAIEPETLYTMTQMLKDCLPASFHPFIGILSGPSFAQELARGLPTTVTIAATDEALARYCQRLFQTPTLRTYTNTDVIGVEIGGALKNVIAIAVGMIEGLGFGFNTRSAIITLGLAEISRLAVHLGADPRTLSGLSGMGDLVLTCTGELSRSWQVGFELAKDRALEDIFRSIKKPMIEGVKTAQSAHALSTRTGVELPICHQVYLVTYHQKSARAAMTEVIDRQFRELPSGP, encoded by the coding sequence ATGCGTGTGTGTGTTCTCGGCTCGGGCCCTTTTGGCACCTCCCTGGCCAATGTGCTGGCCGTGCATTGCGAGCAGGTCTGGCTGTGGGGCCGCAATGGCCAGGTGGTGGACAGCATCAACACGCGCCACGAGAACAGCGCTTACTTGGCCGGTATCCCGCTGTCCCCGCGGATCCGGGCCACGCTCAGTCTGGAGGAAGCACTCTCGTCGGCGGGGCTCGTGGTCTCCGCTGTGCCCTCGCACGCCACCCGGAACGTGATGCGGGCAGCGCTGCCGTCTCTTCCGTCAGGGGTTCCCATCCTCACGGTGTCCAAGGCGATCGAGCCCGAGACGCTCTACACCATGACGCAGATGTTGAAGGACTGCTTGCCCGCGTCCTTCCATCCCTTCATTGGGATTTTGTCCGGGCCGTCCTTTGCCCAGGAGCTGGCCCGGGGACTGCCCACGACGGTGACGATCGCCGCCACGGATGAGGCGCTGGCCCGGTATTGCCAGCGGCTGTTTCAGACCCCCACCCTGCGCACCTACACCAACACCGATGTCATCGGGGTCGAGATAGGGGGGGCCTTGAAGAATGTCATCGCCATCGCGGTGGGGATGATCGAAGGGCTGGGATTTGGGTTCAACACGCGCTCGGCCATCATCACCCTGGGGTTGGCGGAGATCTCCCGGCTGGCGGTGCACCTGGGGGCGGATCCTCGCACCCTCAGTGGGCTGTCCGGCATGGGGGATCTGGTGTTGACGTGTACGGGGGAGCTCTCCCGGAGCTGGCAGGTGGGCTTCGAGCTGGCCAAGGACCGCGCGCTGGAGGACATCTTCCGCTCCATCAAGAAGCCCATGATCGAAGGGGTGAAAACTGCCCAGAGTGCCCATGCGCTCTCGACGCGCACCGGGGTGGAGCTTCCCATTTGCCATCAGGTATACCTCGTCACGTACCACCAGAAGAGCGCCCGGGCAGCGATGACGGAGGTCATTGACCGGCAATTCCGGGAGCTTCCGAGCGGGCCTTGA
- a CDS encoding sulfite exporter TauE/SafE family protein, with amino-acid sequence MTLAQGLILLLASFGAGVLKAVAGGGTFLIFPALMSTGVDPIRANATSTVALWPGDVASALAYRREMEGQGRLAASLSIASLLGGAIGAVLLLNSSRETFSALVPAMLLMATLLFNFGGPLLAKLRGGGPGAEDRMLPMNVSFGLQFLVSIYGGYFGAGLGILMLALFSLMGVKNIHKANALKSVLGVLLNGLVTAIFVSANAIAWEHGVLVTAGTTSGSFLGAAMARKINPDRVRSFVGATAWALTGYYFWRAA; translated from the coding sequence ATGACACTCGCCCAGGGTTTGATACTGCTGCTGGCCTCGTTCGGGGCGGGCGTTTTGAAGGCAGTGGCGGGCGGGGGGACGTTTCTCATCTTCCCAGCCTTGATGTCCACCGGCGTGGATCCCATCCGCGCCAACGCGACGAGCACCGTTGCGCTCTGGCCGGGAGATGTCGCCAGCGCGCTGGCGTACCGGCGGGAGATGGAAGGGCAGGGACGGCTTGCTGCGTCATTGAGCATCGCAAGTCTTCTGGGCGGTGCGATTGGCGCCGTCCTGCTGCTCAACAGCTCGCGCGAGACCTTCAGCGCGTTGGTTCCCGCGATGCTCCTGATGGCCACCTTGCTCTTCAACTTCGGAGGGCCGCTGCTGGCGAAGCTGAGAGGGGGCGGGCCCGGCGCCGAGGACCGGATGCTGCCGATGAATGTCTCGTTCGGGTTGCAGTTCCTCGTCTCCATCTACGGAGGGTATTTCGGCGCGGGGCTGGGAATTCTGATGCTGGCGCTTTTTTCCTTGATGGGAGTGAAAAACATTCACAAGGCGAACGCGCTCAAGTCCGTGCTGGGCGTCCTCCTGAATGGCCTCGTGACCGCCATCTTCGTGAGCGCGAACGCCATTGCCTGGGAGCATGGGGTGCTCGTGACGGCGGGCACCACGTCGGGCAGCTTCCTCGGTGCCGCCATGGCCCGGAAGATCAACCCGGACCGGGTCCGCTCCTTCGTGGGCGCCACCGCCTGGGCATTGACCGGTTACTACTTTTGGAGAGCGGCGTAA
- a CDS encoding IscS subfamily cysteine desulfurase, producing MKRPIYLDNHSTTPVDPRVLEAMLPYLSAEFGNAASRNHAHGLKAHAAAEKARAQVAELMGASKQEIIFTSGATESNNLAIKGVAEAYKAKGDHIVTLKTEHKAVLEACKRLEKQRTEYIEALKRLRIAEFGGPEFRPENLAMLTARHDFERDEIFQRWLTLPMPGARVTYLGVDAGGRVDLQELEAALTGKTLLVSVMLANNEIGTLQPINNIGEICRRKGVLFHCDAAQGLGRVPFDVEEAKVDLVSLSSHKMYGPKGVGALYVRSNPRVRLAPMIDGGDQEKGLRSGTLNVPAIVGFGKAAELALAEREQEAVRMLELRERLRNNLFSRLDLLKVNGSLEHRLPGNINVSFAFVEGEALLMSLKDVALSSGSACSTASLEPSYVLRACGVPDDLAHSSIRFGLGRFTTEEEIDAVGNLVVECVQRLRHMSPRYQASRR from the coding sequence ATGAAGCGGCCCATCTATCTCGATAACCACTCCACCACCCCCGTGGACCCCCGGGTGCTGGAAGCGATGCTTCCTTATCTGAGCGCGGAGTTTGGCAATGCCGCATCGCGCAATCACGCGCATGGCCTGAAAGCCCATGCGGCGGCCGAGAAAGCGCGCGCGCAGGTAGCGGAGCTGATGGGCGCCTCGAAGCAGGAAATCATTTTCACCTCTGGCGCGACCGAGTCCAACAACCTGGCCATCAAGGGTGTCGCCGAGGCTTACAAAGCCAAGGGCGACCACATCGTCACCTTGAAGACCGAGCACAAGGCGGTGCTCGAGGCTTGCAAGCGCCTGGAGAAGCAGCGGACCGAGTACATCGAGGCCTTGAAGCGGCTCCGGATCGCGGAGTTCGGCGGACCGGAGTTCCGTCCCGAAAACCTTGCCATGCTGACGGCGCGGCATGACTTCGAACGCGACGAGATCTTCCAGCGTTGGTTGACGCTGCCCATGCCCGGCGCCCGGGTGACCTACCTGGGCGTCGACGCGGGGGGCCGGGTGGACCTTCAGGAGCTCGAGGCGGCGCTCACCGGGAAGACCCTCCTGGTCAGCGTGATGCTCGCCAACAACGAAATCGGCACCCTCCAGCCCATCAACAACATCGGGGAGATCTGCCGGCGCAAGGGGGTCCTCTTCCACTGTGACGCGGCGCAAGGGCTGGGGCGCGTTCCCTTTGATGTGGAGGAAGCCAAGGTGGACCTGGTGTCCCTCTCCTCTCACAAGATGTATGGCCCCAAGGGGGTGGGCGCCCTGTATGTCCGAAGCAATCCCCGCGTCCGGCTCGCGCCGATGATTGACGGGGGAGACCAGGAGAAGGGGCTGCGCTCGGGTACCCTGAACGTCCCGGCCATCGTGGGCTTCGGGAAGGCAGCGGAGCTCGCCCTGGCGGAGCGGGAACAGGAGGCGGTCCGCATGCTTGAACTCCGCGAGCGCCTCCGGAACAACCTGTTCTCGCGCCTGGACTTGCTGAAGGTGAACGGCTCGCTCGAGCATCGCTTGCCGGGCAACATCAACGTCTCCTTTGCCTTCGTGGAGGGCGAGGCGTTGCTGATGTCACTCAAGGACGTCGCGCTCTCCTCGGGCTCGGCCTGCTCCACCGCTTCCCTGGAGCCCTCCTACGTACTCCGGGCCTGCGGTGTGCCAGATGATCTGGCCCACTCCTCCATCCGCTTCGGGCTGGGCCGCTTCACCACCGAGGAAGAAATCGACGCCGTGGGCAACCTCGTGGTGGAGTGTGTGCAGCGGCTTCGCCACATGAGCCCCCGGTATCAAGCCTCCCGCCGCTGA
- a CDS encoding class I SAM-dependent methyltransferase — METQRTGVPPRLASCARMPEWMRHFGHPTGLLGALAGHLMALKNRKRSLSVLTLVDPRPGERILEVGFGPGLDIRRVSRAAAFVAGVDPSPVMLRQAQRRNASAIRAGKVELAPGDVRSLPFADGAFDKAFSINSAQFWPEPFLAVQELRRVLRPQGQLVLAVQPRSVGADARTSRETAEELAALLAANAFEAVTSTLKPAGRVPIACAVATKPAAPGKG, encoded by the coding sequence ATGGAAACGCAGCGAACCGGCGTGCCTCCTCGGCTCGCCTCGTGCGCGCGGATGCCGGAATGGATGCGCCACTTCGGCCATCCCACGGGACTGCTGGGGGCCCTGGCCGGTCATCTGATGGCCCTGAAAAACCGCAAGCGGAGCCTGTCTGTGCTCACGCTCGTGGACCCACGCCCGGGAGAGCGCATCCTGGAGGTGGGCTTCGGCCCAGGGCTCGACATCCGCCGTGTCAGCCGGGCCGCCGCCTTTGTCGCGGGGGTGGATCCATCTCCCGTCATGCTGCGGCAAGCGCAGCGCCGCAACGCCAGCGCCATCCGCGCGGGCAAGGTCGAACTTGCCCCCGGTGACGTCCGCTCGCTTCCCTTCGCCGATGGCGCCTTCGACAAGGCGTTCTCCATCAACTCGGCGCAGTTCTGGCCCGAGCCCTTCCTGGCCGTCCAGGAGCTGCGCCGGGTCCTGAGGCCTCAGGGACAGCTCGTGCTCGCGGTCCAGCCCCGATCGGTGGGCGCCGATGCACGGACCTCCCGGGAGACCGCGGAGGAGCTCGCTGCGCTGCTGGCCGCCAACGCCTTCGAGGCGGTCACCTCCACGCTCAAGCCCGCCGGACGCGTGCCCATCGCGTGTGCCGTTGCCACGAAGCCGGCCGCTCCAGGGAAAGGCTAG
- a CDS encoding DUF3616 domain-containing protein yields MFLTVFTVTAALATASGEAAPAGKTLTFEGACDASGAVVLGKDAFIVGDDEDNMLRVYDSRSGGRPLHAADVSKALRVASGKNPSPETDIEAATDIPPLAFWLTSHGRKSSGKQDPNRFRFFATRASPDGKSLQLEGKPYTRLLEDLLAAPQLKGFGLASAAQRAPKEPGGFNIEGMTAMEDGTSLLIGFRNPLPEGKAITIALLNPVEMVKGSPARLGEARLLDLEGLGIRSISRWRGQYLFIAGPSSSEGTSRLFTWDGKAGKPTRVEGAGFTGLNPEAFVTFEDKEEILILSDDGTRLIDGTECKRLKDPAKKQFRGFWLRVPQAVPRGG; encoded by the coding sequence ATGTTCCTGACGGTGTTCACAGTGACGGCGGCCCTCGCCACGGCTTCTGGAGAGGCGGCCCCTGCCGGCAAGACCTTGACGTTCGAGGGCGCGTGCGATGCCTCCGGGGCCGTGGTGCTGGGCAAGGACGCGTTCATCGTGGGGGACGATGAGGACAACATGCTCCGGGTCTACGACAGCCGGTCGGGAGGCCGGCCCCTCCACGCGGCCGATGTGTCCAAGGCCCTGAGGGTTGCGTCCGGCAAGAACCCGAGTCCCGAGACGGACATCGAGGCCGCCACGGACATTCCTCCGCTCGCCTTCTGGTTGACCTCCCACGGCCGGAAGAGCTCCGGGAAGCAGGACCCCAACCGCTTCCGCTTCTTCGCGACCCGGGCCTCCCCGGACGGGAAGTCGCTCCAACTGGAAGGGAAGCCCTACACGCGGTTGCTGGAGGACCTCCTCGCCGCGCCTCAGCTCAAGGGGTTCGGGTTGGCCTCGGCCGCGCAGCGCGCACCGAAAGAGCCGGGAGGCTTCAACATCGAGGGGATGACGGCCATGGAGGATGGGACGTCCCTCCTGATTGGCTTCCGGAATCCCCTTCCGGAGGGCAAGGCCATCACCATCGCCCTCTTGAATCCTGTCGAGATGGTGAAGGGGAGCCCCGCCCGCCTGGGCGAGGCACGGCTGCTGGACCTGGAGGGGCTGGGCATCCGCTCCATCTCCCGGTGGCGGGGGCAGTACCTCTTCATCGCGGGTCCCTCCTCCTCGGAGGGAACCTCGCGTCTGTTCACCTGGGACGGGAAGGCCGGCAAGCCCACGCGGGTAGAGGGCGCCGGCTTCACCGGGCTCAACCCCGAGGCCTTCGTCACGTTCGAGGACAAGGAGGAGATCCTCATCCTCAGCGACGATGGAACGCGCCTGATCGACGGCACTGAGTGCAAGCGGCTCAAGGACCCCGCGAAGAAGCAGTTCCGCGGCTTCTGGCTCCGTGTGCCGCAGGCCGTTCCCCGGGGCGGCTAG
- a CDS encoding M28 family peptidase, whose translation MTLSSGRGLLLGGVLLGVLLALLWLRNEPPAVRSAGAAPGGFSVHQALEVRGRLMEGMGPHRVGQPALRVLRDRLLGEFQKLGLSPQVQSTFVCSDYGTCATVENLLVRFPGRGPHAEGRQAVMLAVHYDSVGAGPGVSDDANGTAVALEVARHLKSEPARRNDIILLITDGEEYGLLGAHAFVRHPWANDVAAVVNVEARGSSGLSHMFETGPNNARLVGFYAKHTARPSTNSLAYAVYKRMPNDTDFTVFKAAQMTGLGIANIEGVVHYHTPYDDLEHSDPRTLQHHGDVALGLLRAMAEEDFSQPPPGDAAFVDFLGLFVLHWPVGWTPGIALLGLGLLLAGAYRWSREEPVTPRQLGWASLGWWGLLLLCAGVGFAYFKLLSASGAAPVSWIAHPGPALAALGLLWVSVFWLLCALIARRTTGTARWIAVWAWWGLLTVGLSFAFPDAISSLLIPVPLVGLAAVLVPRGVGRVAVVGLGTTVAGCLMFPLVFFLLSSLGLPSLPLVGLLSGLMLASLLPLSPARWPLGWRLPAGCAAAAAVLSLWALRLSPYSEQAPQRLNIVYRFDQDRQSSRWALEGDLSRVPGPLAEFQQGTREVTAPWDTKPSFLLPAESIGLTAPELEPLHVETVAAGRTLQLRLRSTRGAPFVSVAFSPAARLTSVRVNGQTVPAQKERIRNRYGQWRAVSCVTDAPQGCVVELSQEGSEPIEAFLYDESPGIPPGRFSRRAEWKDFVPSQNGDVTVASRSLKI comes from the coding sequence ATGACGCTCTCGTCCGGACGGGGACTGTTGCTAGGCGGCGTGCTCCTCGGTGTCCTGCTGGCCTTGCTGTGGCTCCGGAACGAGCCCCCCGCCGTGCGAAGCGCTGGAGCGGCTCCGGGCGGCTTCTCCGTGCACCAGGCCCTGGAGGTTCGCGGCCGGTTGATGGAGGGGATGGGCCCACACCGCGTGGGACAACCGGCTCTGCGGGTGCTTCGCGACCGCCTGCTGGGCGAGTTCCAGAAGCTGGGCCTGTCGCCGCAGGTGCAGTCCACCTTCGTCTGTTCGGACTACGGGACGTGCGCGACGGTGGAGAACCTCCTGGTCCGGTTTCCGGGCCGGGGTCCCCATGCCGAGGGGCGCCAGGCGGTCATGCTCGCGGTGCACTACGACTCGGTGGGCGCGGGGCCGGGCGTGTCCGATGACGCCAATGGCACGGCGGTGGCTCTGGAAGTCGCCCGCCACCTGAAGTCCGAGCCCGCCCGCCGCAACGACATCATCCTGCTCATCACCGACGGCGAGGAGTACGGGCTGCTGGGGGCCCATGCCTTCGTGAGGCATCCCTGGGCGAACGATGTGGCCGCCGTCGTCAACGTCGAGGCCCGGGGCAGCTCGGGCTTGAGCCACATGTTCGAGACCGGCCCGAACAATGCCCGGCTCGTCGGGTTCTACGCGAAGCACACCGCGCGTCCCTCGACGAACTCCCTGGCCTATGCCGTCTACAAGCGCATGCCCAACGACACGGACTTCACCGTGTTCAAGGCCGCCCAGATGACCGGGCTGGGCATCGCCAACATCGAGGGGGTGGTGCACTACCACACCCCCTATGATGACCTGGAGCACTCGGATCCGAGGACCCTCCAGCACCATGGGGATGTGGCCCTGGGGTTGCTCCGCGCGATGGCGGAAGAGGACTTCTCCCAGCCCCCGCCGGGAGATGCCGCGTTCGTGGACTTCCTGGGCCTGTTCGTCCTCCACTGGCCCGTGGGGTGGACCCCCGGCATCGCCTTGCTGGGGTTGGGGCTCCTCCTCGCGGGGGCATACCGGTGGTCCCGCGAGGAGCCGGTCACGCCGCGGCAACTGGGCTGGGCGAGCCTGGGCTGGTGGGGGTTGCTGCTGTTGTGCGCCGGGGTGGGCTTTGCCTACTTCAAGCTCCTGAGCGCGAGCGGGGCGGCCCCCGTGTCGTGGATCGCCCATCCCGGCCCCGCGCTCGCCGCGCTGGGGCTGCTCTGGGTGTCGGTCTTCTGGCTGCTCTGCGCGCTCATCGCCCGCAGGACGACGGGCACGGCCCGGTGGATCGCGGTGTGGGCCTGGTGGGGACTGCTGACGGTGGGGCTCTCGTTCGCCTTTCCCGATGCCATCTCCTCGCTGCTGATTCCGGTTCCCCTCGTGGGGCTTGCCGCGGTGCTCGTGCCCCGGGGCGTGGGCCGCGTGGCGGTGGTGGGGCTGGGCACCACCGTGGCGGGCTGCCTGATGTTCCCGCTGGTGTTCTTCCTGCTGAGCAGCCTGGGACTTCCCTCGCTGCCCCTGGTGGGCTTGCTGTCGGGACTGATGCTGGCCAGCCTCCTGCCCTTGTCTCCCGCCCGGTGGCCCCTGGGCTGGCGGCTTCCCGCGGGCTGTGCCGCGGCCGCGGCGGTGCTCTCGCTCTGGGCCCTCCGCCTCTCGCCTTACTCGGAGCAGGCACCGCAGCGGCTGAACATCGTCTACCGGTTCGACCAGGACCGGCAGTCGAGCCGCTGGGCGCTGGAGGGCGACCTGAGCCGGGTGCCCGGGCCGCTCGCCGAGTTCCAGCAGGGCACGCGAGAGGTGACCGCGCCCTGGGACACGAAGCCCTCGTTCCTCCTGCCCGCGGAGTCCATCGGGTTGACCGCGCCCGAGCTGGAGCCCCTGCACGTCGAGACCGTCGCGGCGGGACGTACCCTCCAGTTGCGGCTTCGCTCGACGCGGGGGGCGCCTTTCGTGAGCGTGGCGTTTTCCCCGGCGGCCCGCCTCACCTCGGTGCGTGTGAATGGGCAGACCGTGCCCGCGCAGAAGGAGCGGATCCGCAATCGCTACGGCCAATGGCGGGCCGTCTCCTGCGTGACCGACGCGCCCCAGGGGTGTGTCGTGGAGCTGTCCCAGGAGGGCAGCGAGCCCATCGAGGCGTTTCTCTATGACGAGTCTCCGGGCATACCGCCCGGCCGGTTCTCTCGCCGCGCGGAGTGGAAGGACTTCGTGCCGAGCCAGAATGGGGATGTCACGGTCGCCTCGCGCTCGTTGAAGATCTAG
- a CDS encoding NUDIX hydrolase, whose amino-acid sequence MGLRLYQQDRATLQGMNRAAAALVLMLSTSPEAAPPSSWTEDHTREILEKTQTIRLDTDLSPLSAGERAALAKLLEVGAIFQDLYEESRHPKALELRKKLDAQKTPLAGQQRTLYRLFQGPIANTLQNERMPFLPTDPVVPGKNVYPWGITKAQVQAVLEKHPGLQASLLAPRTVVRRADAASLRQDLGTLERHPVIAGLHPGLSETLRALAKKPDPALLYAVPYAVAYAPLMVKAHGLLWDAANAVEAEDAEFAGYLRNRARDLLSNDYESGDASWVRGRFRRLNAQIGSYEVYDDELFGAKTFYSLSVLIRDDAATAKLEKGLQGLQALEDSLPYTPHKTVSSDIPVGVYNVVADFAQARSTNTATILPNEPLHARRYGRTILLRSNIMKNPNLFSNGRTVWEAVVAEPFRAHLGPSGGFNRTLWHEVGHYLGVDQDVKGRSVNSDALEENSSALEEMKSDLVSLYIGKQLRERGFYDDTTLRELYASGILRVLQVVRPRRDQPYQTMQLMQLNYFLDQGLLELRPDGLHIHYEKYPEVVGSLLREVLAIQRAGDKPASDRFIERYTRWDEAVHGALAARMRAQQKYRYTLVNYSALGE is encoded by the coding sequence ATGGGTCTGCGCCTTTACCAGCAAGACCGGGCTACGCTCCAGGGAATGAACCGCGCAGCCGCCGCCCTGGTGCTCATGCTCTCCACCTCTCCCGAGGCCGCTCCCCCCTCCTCCTGGACCGAGGACCACACCCGCGAAATCCTGGAGAAGACGCAGACCATCCGGCTGGACACGGACCTGTCTCCGCTGTCTGCCGGGGAGCGCGCCGCCCTCGCCAAGCTCCTGGAAGTGGGCGCGATCTTCCAGGACCTCTACGAGGAATCACGGCATCCCAAGGCCCTTGAGCTCCGCAAGAAGCTCGACGCCCAGAAGACCCCGCTCGCCGGGCAGCAGCGGACGCTCTACCGCCTCTTCCAGGGGCCCATCGCCAACACGCTCCAGAACGAGCGGATGCCCTTCCTGCCCACGGACCCGGTGGTTCCCGGCAAGAACGTCTACCCCTGGGGCATCACCAAGGCCCAGGTCCAGGCCGTCCTGGAGAAGCACCCGGGCCTTCAGGCCTCGCTGCTGGCCCCCCGCACCGTCGTCCGCCGGGCGGATGCCGCCTCCTTGCGGCAGGACCTGGGGACGCTGGAGCGCCATCCGGTCATCGCGGGACTTCACCCGGGCCTGAGCGAGACGCTGCGCGCCCTGGCCAAGAAGCCGGACCCGGCCCTGCTCTATGCCGTCCCCTACGCCGTCGCCTATGCCCCGCTCATGGTGAAGGCCCACGGGCTCTTGTGGGACGCCGCCAACGCCGTGGAGGCGGAGGACGCCGAGTTCGCCGGTTACCTGCGCAACCGCGCCCGGGACCTGCTCTCCAATGACTACGAGTCCGGCGATGCCTCCTGGGTCCGGGGCCGGTTCCGGAGGCTCAACGCGCAGATTGGCTCCTACGAGGTCTACGACGACGAGCTGTTCGGCGCGAAGACGTTCTACTCGCTGAGCGTGCTCATCCGGGACGATGCCGCGACGGCGAAGCTGGAGAAGGGGCTCCAGGGGCTCCAGGCACTGGAGGACAGCCTGCCCTACACGCCGCACAAGACGGTGAGCTCGGACATTCCCGTGGGTGTCTACAACGTCGTCGCCGACTTCGCCCAGGCCCGCAGCACCAACACGGCCACCATCCTCCCCAATGAGCCGCTGCACGCCCGCCGCTACGGCCGGACCATCCTGCTGCGCTCGAACATCATGAAGAACCCGAACCTGTTCTCGAACGGGCGGACCGTCTGGGAGGCGGTGGTGGCGGAGCCCTTCCGGGCCCACCTGGGGCCCAGCGGCGGCTTCAACCGCACGCTCTGGCACGAGGTGGGCCACTACCTGGGCGTGGACCAGGACGTGAAGGGCCGCTCGGTGAACAGCGATGCCCTGGAGGAGAACTCGAGCGCCCTGGAGGAGATGAAGTCGGACCTCGTCTCGCTGTACATCGGCAAGCAGCTGCGCGAGCGGGGCTTCTACGACGACACCACGCTACGCGAGCTGTATGCCAGCGGCATCCTGCGCGTGCTGCAGGTGGTCCGCCCCCGGCGGGACCAGCCCTACCAGACGATGCAGCTCATGCAGCTCAACTACTTCCTCGACCAGGGCCTGCTGGAGCTGCGGCCGGACGGGCTCCACATCCACTACGAGAAGTACCCCGAGGTGGTGGGCAGTCTGCTGCGCGAGGTGCTCGCCATCCAGCGGGCGGGAGACAAGCCCGCCTCGGACCGCTTCATCGAGCGGTACACCCGCTGGGACGAGGCGGTCCACGGCGCCCTGGCCGCCCGGATGCGCGCCCAGCAGAAGTACCGGTACACCCTCGTGAACTACTCCGCGCTGGGCGAGTAA
- a CDS encoding ArsR/SmtB family transcription factor: MPTDPLSLTFSALADPTRRAILARLSQGEAAVTELAAPFDISLPAVTKHLKVLERAGLITRSREAQWRPCSLAAEPLREVSQWVEQYREHWEQRFDRLESYLATLQANQKPPEPPKQETAVPSPATKKGRKR, translated from the coding sequence ATGCCGACCGACCCCTTGTCCCTCACCTTCTCCGCGCTCGCCGACCCGACCCGGCGGGCCATCCTCGCCCGGCTGTCGCAGGGCGAAGCGGCGGTCACCGAGCTGGCGGCCCCCTTCGACATCAGCCTCCCGGCGGTCACCAAACACCTCAAGGTGCTGGAGCGGGCGGGACTGATTACCCGAAGCCGGGAGGCCCAGTGGCGCCCGTGCTCGCTGGCGGCCGAGCCGCTGCGCGAAGTCTCCCAGTGGGTCGAGCAGTACCGCGAGCACTGGGAGCAGCGGTTCGACCGGCTCGAGTCCTACCTCGCCACCCTTCAAGCGAATCAGAAGCCGCCTGAACCTCCGAAACAGGAAACCGCAGTCCCCTCCCCCGCCACCAAGAAAGGACGCAAGCGATGA
- a CDS encoding SRPBCC family protein, with product MNSTPRASPTLSSTSDREIVISRLINAPRELVFDAWTDPAHVAQWWGPNGFSTQVHEMNVKPGGTWRFLLTGPDGTKFPNRITYREVARPERLAYQHDSDVDEDPKAFDVTVTFEAQGQKTLVTMHSVFLTAQACQRVKSFGAAELGQQTLAKLDAFVQRSPAR from the coding sequence ATGAACTCCACGCCCCGTGCCTCCCCTACCCTCTCGTCCACCTCCGACCGGGAGATTGTAATCTCGCGCCTGATCAACGCCCCGCGCGAGCTGGTATTCGATGCGTGGACCGACCCGGCCCATGTGGCCCAGTGGTGGGGCCCCAACGGCTTCTCCACCCAGGTCCACGAGATGAACGTCAAACCGGGCGGCACCTGGCGGTTCCTCCTCACCGGGCCCGACGGCACGAAGTTCCCGAACCGCATCACCTACCGGGAGGTGGCGCGCCCCGAGCGGCTGGCGTACCAGCACGACTCCGACGTGGACGAGGACCCGAAAGCGTTCGACGTGACCGTGACCTTCGAGGCCCAGGGCCAGAAGACGCTCGTCACCATGCACTCGGTCTTCCTCACGGCCCAGGCGTGCCAGCGTGTGAAGTCGTTCGGCGCGGCGGAACTCGGCCAGCAGACGCTCGCCAAGCTCGACGCATTCGTGCAGCGCTCACCCGCCCGCTGA